Proteins encoded within one genomic window of Scheffersomyces stipitis CBS 6054 chromosome 3, complete sequence:
- the AQY1 gene encoding aquaporin (Aquaporin (major intrinsic protein family)~go_component membrane~go_function transporter activity~go_process transport), with amino-acid sequence MTTENETFDQEAQQTYNPKLDATITASPLKNHLIAFLGEFFGTFIFLWTAFMIAQIANQDPNIPEVGSEPQQLIMISFGFGFGVMMAVFMFYRISGGNLNPAVTLTLVLAQAVPPVRGAIMMIAQMIAGMAAAGAASAMTPGPIAFANALGGGCSRSRGVFIEAFGTAILCLTVLLLAVEKHKATFMAPFVIGVALFLGHLICVFYTGAGLNPARSFGPAVASKSFPDYHWIYWVGPILGSVIAFAIWKILKVLNYETCNPGQDADH; translated from the coding sequence ATGACCACTGAAAACGAAACCTTTGACCAAGAGGCCCAACAGACCTACAACCCAAAGTTGGACGCCACTATCACTGCTTCTCCATTGAAGAACCATTTGATTGCATTCCTTGGTGAATTCTTCGGtaccttcatcttcttgtggACTGCTTTTATGATCGCCCAAATTGCCAACCAAGACCCTAACATTCCTGAAGTTGGATCTGAACCTCAACAATTGATCATGATCTCTTTCGGTTTCGGTTTTGGTGTCATGATGGCTGTATTCATGTTCTACAGAATTTCTGGTGGTAACTTGAACCCAGCTGTCACCTTAACATTGGTATTGGCCCAAGCTGTTCCTCCTGTGAGAGGTGCCATCATGATGATTGCTCAAATGATCGCTGGTATGGCCGCTGCCGGTGCTGCTTCTGCTATGACCCCAGGCCCAATTGCCTTTGCTAACGCTCTTGGTGGTGGATGCTCCAGATCCAGAGGTGTATTCATTGAAGCCTTCGGTACTGCTATCTTGTGTTTGACTGTCTTGCTCTTGGCCGTTGAAAAGCACAAGGCTACATTCATGGCTCCATTTGTCATTGGTGTTGCTCTTTTCTTGGGTCACTTGATCTGTGTCTTCTACACCGGTGCTGGTTTGAACCCTGCTAGATCTTTCGGTCCAGCTGTTGCCTCTAAGTCCTTCCCAGACTACCACTGGATTTACTGGGTTGGCCCAATCTTGGGTTCCGTCATTGCCTTTGCTATCtggaagatcttgaaggtTTTGAACTACGAAACCTGTAACCCTGGCCAAGACGCTGACCACTAA
- a CDS encoding histone H4, with amino-acid sequence MAKEDNFIDPNSEVGKQLQKLKDEFKQELLVQSAKYDALMEAMKAQSSSGVPPPQINKSEDRNEEIRKDAKKDSELAATAFKGIVPLARNIDAITKWEKAFLKLFRRYGGLQKIWDEDLGHDSKDFNIKNIPWRGKELETFIHRLSDELISRIIDINEKAFSEIDEVNYETDLKTMYIFVKTYKMENLPHRIGQVLTYLRYTGDFRTDTDRAVDGLSHIKQWVEGTNEEILDFLCKMKLYYIIVFDRYLNEVETRNMFYKSLAWFFQEHKKDGKTPTIDDVIQRMRNHHDYEPPDSSDKRTIESLISERIKNAQEREKTKSNGNRGNFAKSHTTGESHDGNKSGFKSKTSGAKRHGQ; translated from the coding sequence ATGGCTAAAGAAGATAACTTTATCGACCCTAACAGCGAAGTTGGGAAGCAATTGCAGAAACTCAAAGATGAGTTCAAGCAAGAGCTATTGGTTCAAAGCGCCAAGTATGACGCGTTGATGGAAGCTATGAAAGCTCAAAGCTCCTCTGGCGTACCTCCACCCCAGATAAACAAACTGGAGGATCGGAATGAAGAAATAAGGAAGGATGCGAAGAAAGATTCAGAGCtagcagcaacagcctTCAAAGGAATTGTTCCGCTTGCGAGAAATATTGACGCTATTACCAAATGGGAAAAAGCCTTCTTAAAACTCTTCCGAAGATACGGTGGCTTACAGAAAATATGGGATGAAGACTTAGGACATGATTCTAAAGACTTCAATATTAAGAACATCCCATGGCGTGggaaggaattggaaacaTTCATACACAGATTGTCCGATGAATTGATATCCAGAATAATTGATATTAATGAAAAGGCATTCTCTGAGATAGATGAAGTGAATTACGAAACAGATTTAAAGACTATGTACATCTTTGTAAAGACTTACAAGATGGAGAACCTTCCACATAGAATTGGACAGGTATTGACTTACCTTAGGTACACTGGAGATTTTAGAACGGATACCGACAGAGCTGTCGATGGCCTTCTGCACATAAAACAATGGGTTGAAGGCaccaacgaagaaatcCTAGATTTCTTGTGCAAGATGAAACTATATTACATCATTGTATTTGATAGGTACCTAAACGAAGTTGAAACACGCAACATGTTTTATAAATCTCTTGCTTGGTTCTTTCAGGAACACAAAAAGGATGGTAAAACACCAACAATTGATGACGTTATTCAGCGCATGAGAAATCATCACGACTACGAGCCACCAGACTCTCTGGACAAAAGAACAATCGAAAGCTTGATAAGCGAAAGGATTAAAAACGCCCaagagagagaaaagaCCAAATCCAATGGAAATAGAGGAAACTTTGCAAAATCCCACACCACAGGTGAATCACACGATGGTAATAAGCTGGGATTCAAGAGCAAAACCTCCGGTGCCAAACGCCACGGACAATAA
- a CDS encoding predicted protein: MGNSNFPSPFKVKSGSNSKEEKATPRANYSTTFNSSHLYSNSRVISKSAGIGNKSIDVGAESSSNDILDWITDVDTRFKHLMRQQKLESQLLNVQDQQDQLRLKYKNKIFDDTFEKLGAILEKQHSESDQEEHEIERVKKRIEKEETEDYDDQYEEAEDDDEEENEEDGVEDGEGDLIEILSSEQEEEVSEDESESEDEDEDEEHHVEKEEEPEARPNINLTYPNTQYTNSGIQLPSQKTSIPYSIHHGRPRLSDSSLWYSQVREEKDDDGPEDEDQDEEDEDEEEDEDEEEEEEEEEEEEDEDVEEDDDEEELNDEELNDEELNDEDVEEEIEEEIEYSEEEGDHRIFNRHPELDSSLQHTQGSSFEQTQRDPEDEDDSIIVLDSESDQDEEEEEEEVNDPLRSLSYSHANHQDLHRNEVEKSEVSEEEYARAYEENGKEDEGEYEDEDEDEHEDEDENGSESSKDDEVDDENSNDSEMGVSNQEGKTQESQEQAFVDFSSVYDPSSNFFGHQDLLQLANTVLQNADSESVSIGNSRIDPENETFPLTYEERSRMAGYNADIEATDNNTATNVPTKDEEEYDSNSHVKAEDIAPIPNSFYAEEFETAHDMKLEEADENNSDGSLADEESDVNRLKQELKFEHKVQEDVRTKPNGSTELVNQTLQLEQKHERQGKQDCQEIETAVKSHSEIESESQSESDSESYASVPFFKTIEEEEPEVVLQQLRETERKFHITLNSVADLEEELGIRSSPFNSATPSRNISVEPVISERATNESKSRVDEVIVDGDGVIEEEGLCRLEIPNEKTEMEELEKIERPVLEELATEEEDYTESDSRFEFSGVEAVEDGNDEVVASHEIVSKEETSAGTTKVEEIEIALVNEEYMEEASKTTAELVQSGIDSTIELKTHSVEDIIEENEGSVIEDNSESHDQFQNIETGLPIDNQVNSAVYEGQGVDKTSEQQLSSIEGQDHMENEELPAERENIEVPHLDSLITDDQDQSAEVSNYTIITETQDQIPEVPNLDTIVSQTQDQSIEDDNAELNSTILPDVLPQISVEMADEVNSSVPEEVNSMKDLSETRLQSNEPIQTDVKENVINADSEGDAVPLSKSNADYSEIEIPILDAFVSETNDQTADEITIPDTSTIDHEPDERPIPPYLDSIDVSNNDISRDSISVVEDANDTVTIKMPSLEQIKEDSELVFEESGIESTELGNTYTTDILENPLQETSIMSNNDKNEDVESIPIQARSQDGDGNFAESVVVEEIEEQDENIITEINQNVSIELFEGESILRPTGVIEPKAESADVVDHIVNFDHVNHILVPEEPEEIVSPLLTPEEVEDVVPIIPNEIIEPESPEPSGLNIAEQEVDIEVGGEDIDFPTSIIIPSSRSASPAVSVQYPVDMKVEEIDPNQDTKVEDPKAINSDSPSSRKRKSEVDGGSFAKKLKSKTSIFSKWFKRTEVDEHVEPVQFVVVPVLDPVEDDETEDEVENENVADNFELSKNQLDEVFVKGMNQIEKEAFVQEVEQSQFQQSEYKKMSDSEVELPQDVKDHSEEPLGSQELESAFVSHSDVERGEEIERYSEVVVGEDMNTGDKAIDEGLSVDEVVDEVVDEVVDDEVVEEEDAKASGKTADRDIAGIAEKAQHAEKNESEVVHDDKEDNQEVLVILDKAVESHESNHPEQGFVSEEVVAAAVGYSDEKQEPEKTEPEKTDHSQAPDAAIGVQETRLESTGEDKSGAILEEKKLDVKKRRSSSGAKSRKKKILGLDVEEFPALELEPRSLRNGHKFGDEESTAASHSPRKPSRSSIKPSNVISPELVQEEFPRLEVPKRKGRSKVDQKVEHEEPDEIDKHSSPRKTSWKEDHSTDHPALRTRSKSPMKRTLREISSELEQELPRKRRSARVKNQQEKTAADIADRPEDNDKEEELANRGRTRRRK, translated from the coding sequence ATGGGGAACAGCAATTTCCCATCGCCTTTCAAGGTGAAATCCGGTTCCAATTCCAAGGAGGAAAAAGCCACTCCTAGAGCCAATTATAGCACTACGTTCAACAGTAGCCATCTTTATAGCAACTCCAGAGTGATCCTGAAACTGGCTGGCATCGGCAATAAAAGTATTGATGTTGGTGCCGAAAGCAGTTCGAATGATATACTAGACTGGATCACTGATGTTGATACTCGATTCAAGCACTTGATGCGACAGCAGAAATTAGAGctgcaattgttgaatgTTCAAgaccaacaagatcaattgagattgaagtacaaaaataaaattttTGACGATActtttgaaaagttgggAGCAATACTTGAAAAGCAGCATAGTGAATCggatcaagaagaacatgaaatagaaagagtgaaaaagagaattgaaaaagaagaaacagaggATTATGATGATCAATATGAGGAAgcagaagatgatgatgaagaggaaaatgaagaagatggagtagaagatggagaaggTGATCTCATAGAAATTTTATCATCAGagcaggaagaagaagtatctgaagatgagtctgaatctgaagatgaagatgaagatgaagaacatcatgttgaaaaggaagaagaacctgAGGCTCGTCCTAATATAAATCTCACATACCCAAACACACAATATACCAATAGTGGCATCCAATTGCCTTCACAGAAGACCAGCATACCATATAGTATCCATCATGGAAGACCTCGATTGTCAGATTCTTCCCTATGGTACAGTCAAGTTCGCGAAGAAAAGGATGATGATGGGCCGGAAGATGAGGaccaagatgaagaagacgaagatgaagaagaagacgaagatgaagaagaagaagaagaagaagaagaagaagaggaagacgaagatgtagaagaagatgatgatgaagaagaattgaatgacgaagaattgaatgacgaagaattgaatgatgaagatgttgaagaagagattgaagaagagattgaataTAGCGAGGAGGAGGGCGATCATCGTATTTTTAATAGACATCCGGAGTTGGATTCTTCCTTGCAACATACTCAAGGCAGTAGTTTTGAACAGACTCAACGAGATCccgaagatgaagatgattctattattgttttAGATTCTGAGTCCGATCAGGACgaagaggaggaggaagaagaggtgAATGATCCACTTCGATCTTTATCTTACTCCCATGCAAatcatcaagatcttcatagaaatgaagtagaaaaaaGTGAGgtatctgaagaagaatatgCTCGCGcatatgaagaaaatggaaaggAAGACGAAGGTGAAtacgaagatgaagacgaagacgaacatgaagacgaagacgaaaatGGAAGTGAAAGTAGTAAAGACGAcgaagttgatgatgaaaataGTAATGATCTGGAAATGGGTGTTAGTAATCAAGAAGGTAAGACTCAAGAAAGCCAAGAACAGGCTTTTGTggatttttcttctgtgtATGATCCTTCAAGTAACTTCTTTGGGCACCAAGATCTACTTCAGCTTGCTAATACTGTTTTACAGAACGCAGATTCAGAGTCCGTTTCTATTGGAAATTCCCGAATAGATCCAGAGAATGAAACTTTTCCTTTGACTTATGAAGAACGGTCTCGTATGGCAGGTTACAATGCTGACATTGAAGCTACAGACAATAATACGGCAACAAACGTGCCAACaaaggatgaagaagaatacgatCTGAACAGCCACGTCAAAGCTGAAGATATCGCTCCCATTCCTAACTCATTTTatgctgaagaatttgaaactGCTCATGATATGAAATTGGAGGAGGCCGATGAAAACAATTCAGATGGATCTTTggctgatgaagaaagcGATGTAAACAGATtgaaacaagaattgaaatttgaacataaagtccaagaagatgtaCGTACTAAGCCGAATGGCTCTACTGAGTTAGTGAACCaaactcttcaacttgaacaaaagCATGAACGGCAAGGAAAACAAGAttgtcaagaaattgagacGGCTGTAAAATCACattcagaaattgaaagtgAGAGTCAGAGTGAAAGTGATTCAGAACTGTATGCATCCGTTcctttcttcaagactatagaagaagaggaaccAGAAGTAGTTTTGCAACAGCTTCGTGAAACTGAAAGAAAGTTTCACATCACTTTGAATTCAGTTGCTGATTTAGAAGAGGAATTAGGGATAAGGTCTTCTCCATTTAATTCTGCTACTCCTTCTAGAAACATATCAGTTGAACCAGTTATTTCCGAACGTGCAACAAATGAAAGTAAGTCGCGTGTAGATGAGGTGATCGTAGACGGGGACGGTGTCATAGAAGAAGAGGGTTTATGTCGGCTTGAAATTCCTAATGAGAAAACCGAGATGGAAGAGCTAGAGAAGATAGAGCGTCCAGTACTTGAAGAGCTTGCTActgaggaagaagattatACGGAGTCTGATTCTAGATTTGAATTCCTGGGAGTTGaagcagttgaagatggaaaTGATGAAGTCGTGGCTTCGCATGAAATAGtctcaaaagaagaaacatcAGCAGGAACaacaaaagttgaagaaattgaaattgctTTGGTGAATGAGGAATATATGGAAGAAGCGTCTAAGACGACAGCAGAGTTGGTACAATCTGGTATTGATCTGACtattgaattgaaaacaCATTCGGTTGAAGATAtcatagaagaaaatgaaggATCTGTGATTGAAGATAATAGTGAATCTCACGATCAGTTTCAAAATATTGAAACAGGCTTACCTATTGACAATCAGGTAAACTCAGCTGTTTACGAAGGGCAAGGTGTGGATAAGACATCAGAACAACAGTTGTCGTCAATTGAAGGTCAAGATCACATGGAAAATGAAGAGTTACCagcagaaagagaaaatattgaagttcCTCATTTGGATTCACTCATTACTGACGACCAAGATCAAAGTGCAGAAGTTTCAAATTATACAATTATAACTGAAACGCAAGATCAGATTCCTGAAGTTCCTAATTTGGATACAATTGTTAGTCAAACTCAAGACCAAAGtattgaagatgataaTGCTGAGttgaattctacaattttgCCTGATGTTCTTCCTCAGATTTCAGTTGAAATGGCAGACGAAGTGAACTCTAGTGTCCCAGAAGAAGTTAATAGCATGAAAGATCTATCAGAAACAAGACTCCAGTCTAATGAGCCTATACAGACTGATGTTAAGGAGAACGTTATAAATGCTGATTCAGAAGGTGATGCTGTTCCTTTGTCAAAATCTAATGCTGATTATTCcgaaattgaaattccaATTTTGGATGCTTTTGTTAGTGAAACAAATGACCAAACGGCTGATGAAATCACAATACCAGATACTTCGACAATTGACCATGAACCTGATGAACGGCCAATTCCGCCTTATCTTGATAGTATTGATGTTTCCAATAATGATATTCTGCGCGATTCTATTTCTGTGGTAGAAGATGCTAATGATACTGTTACAATCAAAATGCCATCTCTTGAGCAAATAAAAGAAGATAGCGAACTTGTCTTTGAAGAGTCGGGTATTGAATCTACTGAATTAGGGAATACTTACACAACTGACATTCTTGAGAATCCacttcaagaaacaagCATTATGCTGAATAATGataaaaatgaagatgttgaaagCATTCCCATTCAGGCTCGCTCACAAGATGGTGATGGTAATTTCGCCGAatctgttgttgttgaagagattgaagaacagGATGAAAATATTATCACTGAGATTAACCAAAATGTATCGATTGAATTGTTCGAGGGAGAATCCATTCTTCGACCTACGGGAGTCATTGAACCTAAAGCAGAATCAGCTGACGTTGTGGATCATATTGTCAATTTTGACCATGTTAATCATATCTTAGTCCCTGAGGAACCTGAGGAGATAGTTTCTCCTCTTTTGACTCctgaagaagtggaagatGTCGTTCCTATTATACCAAATGAAATTATCGAACCAGAGTCGCCAGAGCCTTCAGGATTGAATATAgcagaacaagaagtagaCATCGAAGTTGGCGGAGAAGATATTGATTTTCCAACTTCCATTATCATTCCTTCTTCTAGGTCTGCGTCACCAGCAGTATCAGTTCAGTATCCAGTGGATATGAAggtagaagaaattgatccTAATCAAGATaccaaagttgaagacCCCAAAGCCATTAATAGCGATTCACCATCAAGTAGAAAGCGAAAGCTGGAAGTGGACGGAGGTAGCTTTGCCAAGAAACTCAAGAGTAAAACTCTGATATTTTCGAAGTGGTTCAAGAGaactgaagttgatgaacaTGTCGAACcagttcaatttgttgtgGTACCTGTTTTAGAtccagttgaagatgatgaaactgaagacgaagttgaaaatgagAATGTAGCTGATAACTTCGAACTTAGTAAAAATCAACTAGATGAAGTCTTTGTGAAAGGAATGAATCAAATAGAAAAGGAGGCatttgtccaagaagtGGAACAATcacaatttcaacaaagtgaatacaagaagatgtcagattcagaagttgaacttccCCAAGATGTAAAGGACCATTCTGAAGAACCGCTTGGATCACAGGAACTTGAGCTGGCTTTTGTTAGTCATTCCGATGTTGAGAGaggagaagaaattgaaaggTACTCTGAAGTCGTTGTAGGTGAAGATATGAATACTGGTGATAAGGCGATTGATGAAGGACTAAGTGTTGATGAAGTGGTTGATGAAGTGGTTGATGAAGTggttgatgatgaagtggttgaagaagaggatgcAAAGGCCTCTGGTAAGACCGCTGATAGAGATATTGCTGGTATCGCTGAAAAAGCCCAACACGCTGAGAAGAATGAATCTGAAGTAGTTCACGATGACAAGGAAGATAACCAGGAGGTTTTGGTTATTCTTGATAAAGCAGTTGAACTGCATGAATCTAATCATCCTGAACAAGGCTTCGTGAGTGAAGAGGTAGTCGCTGCAGCTGTTGGTTACCTGGATGAAAAGCAAGAACCAGAAAagacagaaccagaaaaaACAGATCATTCTCAGGCACCTGATGCTGCAATTGgtgttcaagaaactcGTCTTGAATCTACTGGCGAAGATAAAAGTGGTGCTattttggaagagaagaagttagatgtaaagaagagaaggagtTCCTCTGGagcaaaatcaagaaagaagaaaatccTTGGTTTGGATGTCGAGGAATTCCCAGCCCTTGAACTAGAGCCTCGGTCTTTGCGTAATGGACATAAGTTTGGTGACGAAGAGTCTACTGCAGCTTCTCATTCGCCAAGAAAGCCATCAAGAAGCTCAATAAAGCCTCTGAATGTTATTCTGCCTGAGTTGGTGCAAGAAGAATTTCCTAGATTAGAGGTTCCTAAAAGAAAAGGTAGATCAAAAGTTGATCAGAAAGTGGAACACGAAGAACCAGACGAGATTGATAAGCATTCATCACCAAGAAAGACTTCgtggaaagaagatcatcTGACAGATCATCCAGCTCTAAGAACGAGATCGAAATCACCAATGAAGAGAACTTTGCGAGAGATCTCATCCGAGTTGGAACAAGAACTTCCTCgcaagagaagaagtgcCAGAGTCAAGAATCAGCAGGAAAAGACTGCTGCAGACATCGCTGATCGTCCTGAGGACAACgataaggaagaagaattggccaatcgtggaagaacaagaaggagaaaGTGA